AGCGGCTGGCTAACGCGCCCGGACCACATCTTCGACAATGCGGTTCTCCTTTTCCTTCTGCCTCTTCAGCGCGGCCAGCGAGCGGGCCGGCAGTCCGAGGATCCGGATGAAGCCTCCAGCGTCCTTCTGGTCGTAGCTGTCGCCCATGGTGAACGACGCGATGTCGAGCCGGTAAAGCGAATGCGGCGACGTGCGCGACGCCACCAGCACGTTGCCCTTGTAGAGCTTCAGCTTCACGGCGCCGCTCACGTGCGACTGCGTCTGCGCGACGAACGCGTCGAGCGCTTCACGCAGCGGCGTGAACCATAGGCCGAAGTACACCAGCTCGGCGTACTTGAGCGCGACCTGCTGCTTGAAGTGCATCAGGTCGCGGTCCTGGCAAAGCGCTTCCAGTTCGCGATGCGCGGTGAGCAGCAGCGTGCCGCCGGGCGTCTCGTAACAGCCGCGGCTCTTGATACCGACGAAACGGTTTTCGACCAGATCCACGCGGCCGATGGCATTGCGTCCCCCGATCTGGTTGAGCGTTTCCACCAGCGCGACGGGATCGAGGGCGGCGCCGTTCACCGCGACCGGACTTCCCTGCTCGAACTCGATCTCAACTTCTTCGGCCTGGTCGGGCGCTTCCTGGGGCGATACCGTCATCTGCCAGGTGGAGTCGAGCGGCGCATTGGCCGGATCTTCCAGCTCACCGCCTTCGTGGCTGAGGTGCCACAGATTTTTGTCGCGGCTGTGAATCTTCTCGCGCGTGGCGGTGATGGGGACCTTTTTCCGCGCGGCATAGTCAATGGCGTCTTCGCGCGACACGATGTTCCACTCGCGCCACGGCGCGATGACCTTCAGCTCCGGCGCGAGCGCCTGGTAGGCGTGCTCGAAGCGCACCTGGTCGTTGCCCTTGCCGGTGCATCCGTGGGCGACGGCCGTGGCGCCTTCGCGCAGCGCGACTTCTACCTGCGCTTTCGCCAGCACCGGACGCGCCAGCGAAGTGCCGAGCAGATACTTGTCCTCGTACACGGCGCCGGCTTTCAGCGCGGCGTAGCAGTACTCGCGGATGAACTCCTCGCGCAGATCGACGATGACGGCCTTCTTCGCGCCGGTGCGCACGGCCTTGTCGGCCACGGCCTGCATGTCGTCGCCCTGGCCCACGTCGCCAACGAAGGCGATGACTTCGCAGTCGTAGTTCTCCAGCAGCCAGGGGATGATGATGGAGGTGTCGAGACCTCCCGAGTACGCAAGCACAATTTTTTCAGGCATGAGCATTTCTCCATCCCCGGGCCGGGGTCTTCGATTTTTTGCGGGCGACGAAACGGCCAACGCCGTCGCTGAACAGCATGAGCAGAACGGCTTTCTGCGCGTGCAGACGGTTTTCCGCCTGGTCGAAAACGACCGAAACCGGGGATTCCAACACGGACCCGGTCACTTCATCGCCGCGATGCGCCGGCAGGCAATGCATGAACAGCGCGCCGGACTTGGCGCACGACATGAGGCCGTCGTTCACCTGGAAGGCAGCGAATATCTTGCGGCGCGCTTCGCCTTCCTCTTCCTGGCCCATACTGGCCCACACGTCGGTGTATACGGCATCGGCAGCGGCGACAGCGGCTTCGGGATCGCTCAGCACCTCGATGTTCGCGCCGGTGTCGCGCGCGATGGCGCACGCCCGCTTCACGATGTCCGCGTTCGGCCCGTAGCCGGCGGGCGTGGCGATTGCAATGGACGCGCCCACGCACGCTGCGGCGAGGACAAGCGAGTGTGCGACGTTGTTTCCGTCGCCGACGTAGGTGAGCTTGACTTTGCGCAGGTCGCCGAACTTTTCCTGCAAAGTGAGGAAGTCGGCGAGCGCCTGGCAGGGGTGCTCCATGTCGCTGAGCGCGTTGATCACGGGGATGGAGGCGAACTCGGCCATGTCGGTGACCGTGGCGTGTTCGTAGGTGCGCAGCACGACGCCATCGATCCATCGCTCCAGGTTGCGTGCGATGTCGCGCACCGGCTCGCGCTCGGACATGCGCTCGCCGCGGTGGTCGATGAAGAACGACGTACCGCCCATCTCCGCGATGCCGACTTCGAACGTGAGCCGGGTGCGCAGCGACGGTTTTTCGAACATCAGGACCAGCTGCTTGCCGGCCAGCGCGGTGCGAAATTCCGACGGCCGAGCTTTTATGAGCGAAGCCAATTCCAAAGCCAACTGAACGCCCGCCGGCCCCAGGTCGGCAATGGAAACCACGTCGGTGACCGGCAGCATTGCCGGCGCTTGGTTGCGGGCCGCAGGAGCCTGGTGCACAGCTCGTGTGCTCATTCGCTTCTCGTCAGTTCTTACCGCGGGCCCGTTTGCTTTTTTGTGACGCGCTCTTTTGCTGCTGCAACTCCCACTCGTTCAGCACGGCGTCGAGCGTCCGCACCATTTCGTCGACGTGTTTCTTCTCGACGACGAACGGCGGGAGCAGGCGGACGACGACATCGTGCGTCCGGTTGACGATGAGTCCGCTCTCCAGGGCGCGGCGCACGATGAACTTGGCGCACTCGATGTCGGCAATCTGCAATCCGCACATCAGTCCCATGCCGCGGACTTCGCGGATGACCGTGTGTCCCTGCTGCAATTCGATGAGGCGGGCGAGCAGGTATCCGCCCATGTCGCGCACGTGCGCCAGCAGGTGTTCGCGCTCCAGCGTGTCGAGGAACGCGCAGGCGACGGCGCAGGCCAGCGGCCCGCCGCCGAAAGTGGTGCCGTGCAGGCCGGGATGGATGGCGCTCGCGACTTCGTTGGTCGTCAGGATCGCGCCAAGCGGCAAACCGGCGGCCAGCGGCTTGGCGATCGTGACGACGTCGGGCTTGATGCCGAAGTGTTCGTAGGCGAAGTAACGGCCGGTGCGTCCCAGCCCGCACTGGATCTCGTCGGCGATGAGCAGCGCGCCCGACCTGCGGGTGAGCGCGCGCGCGCGCCGCAGGAACTCGCGCCCGAGTGGGTTCACGCCGCCCTCCCCCTGCACAGGCTCAAGCAGGATGGCGCAGACGCTGGAGTCGAACTGCCGCTCCAGGTCCTTGACGTCGTTGAAGCGGACAAAGCGGACGCCGGGCACGAGCGGCCCGAAGGGCTCGCGATATTTCTTCGTCCACGTGGCCGAAAGCGCGGCAAAGGTGCGGCCGTGGAACGAATTTTCGACCGCGAGGAGGCGCCACCGCGGGCGGTGTCCGTTGTTGGAGCGGCGCCGCGCGTAGGCGCGCGCCAGCTTGATGGCGCCTTCCACGGCCTCGGTGCCGCTGTTGGTGAAAAACACGCGCTCAAGGTCGGAGAAGCGCGTGAGCTTGGCCGCGAGCGCGGCCTGATAGTCGTGGAAGAACAGGTTCGAAACGTGAATCAGCTTGTCCGCCTGGTCATGGAGCGCCTTGCGGACCGCCGGATGTCCGTAGCCGAGCGCGTTCACGCCGATCCCGCTCAGGAAGTCGAGATAGCGGCGGCCGTGGTCGTCGTACAGGTACATGCCTTCGCCACGCTTCAGCAGCACCTTGTGCCGTTCATAGGTCGGCAACAGCAGGCCGGCTTCGGCCCGCTCGACGGATGTGAGGCTCACTGGACCATGACCTCCGTTCCCGCATCGATGCGCGAGTAGTAGAAGTCAGGCAGGACCTCAACTTGATCGGCAGGAAGAATGCGTACGCGGCCAACGCCGCGCGAAAGCGCCTGGCGGCAGGCTTCCAGCTTGGGCAGCATGCCGCCGTTGACCACCGCGGAACTGACCAGCTCGGGAATATCGCGGACAACCAGCCAGCGCATGACGCCGCCATCGGCGCCGCGCACGCCGGGCACGTCGGTGAGGAAAATGAGCGCGTTCGCCTTGCAGGCGATGGCGCAGGCGGCGGCCATCTGGTCGGCGTTGACGTTGTAATACTGACCGTCGGTGCCGAGCGCGACGCTCGACAGCACCGGCACGCCGCCCGCCTGCCAGATGGCCTCGAGCCAGCGCGAGTCGGTGGCGGCAATTTCGCCAACGAAGCCGAG
This portion of the Terriglobales bacterium genome encodes:
- the argB gene encoding acetylglutamate kinase encodes the protein MRVVVKVGGSAIEQPELLARCMRSVAGLVKEGHQVALVHGGGAALTRTLKQLGKTSEFVNGLRVTDAETRDVAVMVLAGQVNKTVVAALAAAGVAAVGLSGGDGVSFRARKKKEGGVDLGFVGEIAATDSRWLEAIWQAGGVPVLSSVALGTDGQYYNVNADQMAAACAIACKANALIFLTDVPGVRGADGGVMRWLVVRDIPELVSSAVVNGGMLPKLEACRQALSRGVGRVRILPADQVEVLPDFYYSRIDAGTEVMVQ
- a CDS encoding argininosuccinate synthase, translating into MPEKIVLAYSGGLDTSIIIPWLLENYDCEVIAFVGDVGQGDDMQAVADKAVRTGAKKAVIVDLREEFIREYCYAALKAGAVYEDKYLLGTSLARPVLAKAQVEVALREGATAVAHGCTGKGNDQVRFEHAYQALAPELKVIAPWREWNIVSREDAIDYAARKKVPITATREKIHSRDKNLWHLSHEGGELEDPANAPLDSTWQMTVSPQEAPDQAEEVEIEFEQGSPVAVNGAALDPVALVETLNQIGGRNAIGRVDLVENRFVGIKSRGCYETPGGTLLLTAHRELEALCQDRDLMHFKQQVALKYAELVYFGLWFTPLREALDAFVAQTQSHVSGAVKLKLYKGNVLVASRTSPHSLYRLDIASFTMGDSYDQKDAGGFIRILGLPARSLAALKRQKEKENRIVEDVVRAR
- the argF gene encoding ornithine carbamoyltransferase encodes the protein MSTRAVHQAPAARNQAPAMLPVTDVVSIADLGPAGVQLALELASLIKARPSEFRTALAGKQLVLMFEKPSLRTRLTFEVGIAEMGGTSFFIDHRGERMSEREPVRDIARNLERWIDGVVLRTYEHATVTDMAEFASIPVINALSDMEHPCQALADFLTLQEKFGDLRKVKLTYVGDGNNVAHSLVLAAACVGASIAIATPAGYGPNADIVKRACAIARDTGANIEVLSDPEAAVAAADAVYTDVWASMGQEEEGEARRKIFAAFQVNDGLMSCAKSGALFMHCLPAHRGDEVTGSVLESPVSVVFDQAENRLHAQKAVLLMLFSDGVGRFVARKKSKTPARGWRNAHA
- a CDS encoding aspartate aminotransferase family protein, translated to MSLTSVERAEAGLLLPTYERHKVLLKRGEGMYLYDDHGRRYLDFLSGIGVNALGYGHPAVRKALHDQADKLIHVSNLFFHDYQAALAAKLTRFSDLERVFFTNSGTEAVEGAIKLARAYARRRSNNGHRPRWRLLAVENSFHGRTFAALSATWTKKYREPFGPLVPGVRFVRFNDVKDLERQFDSSVCAILLEPVQGEGGVNPLGREFLRRARALTRRSGALLIADEIQCGLGRTGRYFAYEHFGIKPDVVTIAKPLAAGLPLGAILTTNEVASAIHPGLHGTTFGGGPLACAVACAFLDTLEREHLLAHVRDMGGYLLARLIELQQGHTVIREVRGMGLMCGLQIADIECAKFIVRRALESGLIVNRTHDVVVRLLPPFVVEKKHVDEMVRTLDAVLNEWELQQQKSASQKSKRARGKN